The proteins below come from a single Malus domestica chromosome 03, GDT2T_hap1 genomic window:
- the LOC103419098 gene encoding N-terminal acetyltransferase B complex catalytic subunit NAA20 → MTTIRRFRCNDLLRFTSVNLDHLTETFNMSFYMTYLARWPDYFHVAEAPGHQIMGYIMGKVEGQGESWHGHVTAVTVSPEYRRQQLAKKLMNLLEDFSDKIDKGYFVDLFVRASNTPAIKMYEKLGYVIYRRVLRYYSGEEDGLDMRKALSRDVEKKSVIPLKRPVTPDELEYD, encoded by the exons atgacGACGATACGCAGATTCCGCTGCAATGACCTTCTTCGATTCACCTCTGTGAATCTCGACCACCTCACGGAAACC TTCAATATGTCGTTTTACATGACGTATTTGGCGAGATGGCCCGACTACTTTCACGTTGCCGAAGCACCTGGACACCAAATCATGGGTTACA TTATGGGAAAGGTTGAGGGGCAAGGTGAGTCATGGCATGGTCATGTAACTGCAGTAACTGTTTCTCCAGAATATCGCAGGCAGCAGTTGGCCAAGAAACTCATGAACTTACTTGAAGACTTCAGCGATAAGAT TGATAAGGGTTACTTTGTTGATCTTTTTGTGAGAGCATCAAACACACCCGCCATAAAGATGTACGAAAAG CTTGGCTATGTAATCTATAGACGAGTGCTACGGTACTATTCAGGGGAGGAAGACGGGTTAG ATATGAGGAAAGCATTATCTCGTGACGTGGAGAAGAAATCAGTCATACCTCTCAAACGGCCAGTTACTCCTGACGAATTAGAGTATGACTAA
- the LOC103427396 gene encoding uncharacterized protein: MDLLKAEIAKKRQRLEEDTGGKRFFKRSEIEQKQIQKLREQEKRELEAKAQRQAAASNSASASGSSAAKSNSNSAAASSSGTTSSNAAASKSLTDEQNIDKMNLPKQEVVRRLRFLKQPITLFGEDDDARLDRLKYVLKAGLFEVDSDMTEGQTNDFLRDIAELRKRQKSGLVSKRQKTEVDGGVEDGEGGVREDDLSADGCSSGVDADKDLKRMKTNFEELCDEDKILVFFKKLLNEWNQELREMPDAERRTAKGKSMVATFKQCARYLHPLFKFCRKKILQDDIRIALMVVVRCCMKRDYLAAMDQYIKLAIGNAPWPIGVTMVGIHERSAREKIYTNSVAHIMNDETTRKYLQSIKRLMTFCQRRYPAMPSKAVEFNSLANGSDLQSLLASEERAAASGNQASDERLLLMPAP; the protein is encoded by the exons ATGGACCTGCTGAAGGCAGAAATCGCCAAGAAACGGCAGAGACTCGAAGAAGACACCGGCGGCAAGCGATTCTTCAAGCGCTCCGAGATCGAGCAGAAGCAAATCCAGAAGCTTCGGGAGCAAGAGAAGCGCGAATTAGAAGCCAAAGCCCAGCGCCAAGCCGCCGCCTCCAACTCCGCCTCCGCAAGCGGCTCTTCCGCCGCTAAATCAAACTCCAATTCCGCCGCAGCCTCATCCTCCGGCACCACATCCTCCAACGCTGCTGCGTCTAAGTCGCTAACCGATGAGCAGAACATCGACAAGATGAACCTTCCGAAACAGGAGGTCGTCCGCCGGCTCCGGTTCCTCAAGCAGCCCATCACTCTCTTTGGCGAGGATGATGATGCCCGGCTCGACCGGCTCAAGTACGTGCTGAAGGCCGGGTTGTTCGAGGTCGACAGTGACATGACGGAAGGGCAGACGAACGATTTCCTTCGCGATATTGCAGAGCTGAGGAAGCGGCAGAAGTCGGGGCTTGTGAGCAAGCGGCAGAAGACGGAGGTTGATGGCGGTGTGGAAGATGGTGAGGGCGGGGTCCGGGAAGACGATTTGAGCGCAGATGGGTGCTCGAGCGGCGTCGATGCTGATAAGGATTTGAAGCGAATGAAGACGAATTTCGAGGAGCTGTGTGATGAAGATAAGATCTTGGTGTTCTTCAAGAAGCTGTTGAATGAATGGAACCAGGAGCTGCGTGAGATGCCGGATGCGGAGAGGAGAACTGCTAAGGGGAAGTCCATGGTTGCTACATTCAAGCAGTGCGCACGCTACTTGCATCCTCTTTTCAAGTTCTGTAGGAAGAAG ATCCTTCAAGATGATATTCGCATAGCATTGATGGTGGTGGTTCGGTGCTGCATGAAGCGAGACTACCTAGCTGCAATGGACCAGTACATCAAGCTGGCTATCGGGAATGCACCGTGGCCAATTGGTGTCACTATGGTTGGCATCCACGAACGTTCAGCTCGCGAGAAGATCTACACCAACAGTGTGGCTCATATCATGAATGACGAGACGACTCGGAAATACTTGCAGTCAATCAAGAGATTGATGACCTTCTGCCAACGACGCTACCCAGCCATGCCTTCAAAAGCTGTGGAGTTCAACAGCTTGGCTAATGGTAGCGACTTGCAGTCTCTGCTAGCATCGGAGGAGAGGGCGGCCGCCAGCGGAAATCAAGCCTCAGACGAAAGGCTTCTGCTAATGCCAGCTCCATAG
- the LOC103432426 gene encoding F-box protein SKIP17-like, translating into MDTLLHSPSSMAKRPCPSQNPRTPNLNQLDRDRLLDTFLEFSDSPPFAIDLSFERLLESRASDADQTKLIDRALQLGSVLLEAAKRSARKRASKHNSLAWVLPPDLTIKVFSMLDTQSLCYAAATCSMFNKCAMDSSCYANIDLTTVVPKVNNAVVSTMIHRAGKSLQSLKLGVVPGPTTPIGSCQPLVYTIRNSVDVSNFSWNDKRSRQGKESSILSRSCLSPLGANNGAPGILLRRLHLYNIERMDNTSLSGALGACPFLVDLEIVGLHVELRQTLLSVSANCQSIERLFFESSKSGRDDSLKSPTCVDLVNNCPHLTSLALRGFKLHDYKVRILLKGFKKLKYVDFSTSYSITGSFLRNLGSSTGGNLLEVLILRDCMHLKMVEATRLLTAVLAGDFKFLRHLDISNREGLASEDDWIQRCHTLSTIPLNRVLEERPNLCLLAELPPEGSYPDMDPMFDSEPYSDISLPSASQMSSPLSDGSMFVSFSESSYNSDHGSGNEDARDVGYVIYDESSDEVDYVAV; encoded by the exons ATGGATACCCTGCTGCACAGCCCGTCATCCATGGCGAAGCGACCCTGCCCCTCCCAAAACCCTAGAACCCCAAACCTCAACCAGCTCGATCGTGACCGCCTCCTCGACACATTTCTCGAGTTCTCCGACTCCCCGCCCTTCGCCATCGACCTCTCCTTCGAGCGCCTCCTCGAGTCACGGGCCTCCGACGCCGATCAGACCAAGCTCATCGATCGCGCCCTCCAATTGGGCTCCGTCCTCCTCGAGGCCGCCAAGCGCTCCGCCAGGAAGCGCGCCTCCAAGCACAACTCGCTCGCCTGGGTTCTCCCTCCGGACCTCACTATCAAG GTCTTTTCCATGCTTGATACACAAAGCCTATGCTATGCTGCTGCTACTTGTTCAATGTTTAATAAGTGTGCCATGGATTCCTCTTGCTACGCCAATATTGACTTGACAACAGTTGTCCCAAAAGTTAACAATGCGGTAGTTTCCACAATGATTCACCGAGCAGGGAAATCTCTCCA GTCTCTTAAGCTTGGGGTAGTTCCAGGCCCAACTACGCCAATTGGATCTTGTCAACCATTAGTTTATACCATCAGGAATTCTGTAGATGTATCCAACTTTTCATGGAATGATAAGAGATCCCGACAAGGAAAGGAGTCATCGATTCTTAGTAGGTCCTGTTTAAGCCCTTTAGGCGCGAACAATGGTGCTCCAGG GATTCTTCTGAGAAGGTTGCACCTTTACAATATTGAAAGAATGGATAATACGTCACTCTCTGGGGCACTAGGTGCTTGCCCATTTCTTGTTGATTTGGAGATTGTTGGCCT TCACGTTGAATTGAGGCAAACACTGCTGTCAGTGAGTGCAAACTGTCAATCAATAGAGCGTCTGTTctttgaatcatcaaaatcag GTAGAGATGACAGTTTGAAATCACCAACTTGTGTTGATCTGGTGAACAATTGCCCTCATCTAACATCATTGGCCCTCAGAGGGTTTAAGTTACATGATTATAAAGTTCGTATACTTCTTAAG GGATTTAAGAAATTAAAGTACGTTGATTTTTCGACTTCCTACTCGATCACAGGATCATTTTTAAG GAACCTTGGAAGCAGCACAGGTGGGAATCTGCTGGAAGTCTTGATTCTACGTGATTGCATGCATCTCAAAATG GTGGAGGCGACTCGGTTGTTGACAGCTGTTCTTGCTGGGGATTTCAAGTTCCTTAGACATCTT GATATATCTAACAGAGAAGGTTTGGCATCTGAGGATGACTGGATTCAGAGATGCCATACCTTAAG CACCATTCCCTTGAATCGGGTGTTAGAAGAAAGGCCTAATCTCTGTCTGCTGGCTGAGCTTCCACCAGAAGGAAG TTACCCTGACATGGACCCAATGTTTGACAGTGAGCCATATAGTGATATCAGCCTGCCATCGGCATCGCAGATGAGCAGTCCTTTATCTGATGGTTCAATGTTTGTGAGTTTTTCTGAGAGCAGTTACAATAGCGATCATGGTAGTGGCAACGAGGATGCTCGAGATGTTGGTTATGTAATTTATGATGAAAGCTCAGACGAGGTGGACTACGTGGCCGTGTAG
- the LOC103432427 gene encoding COMPASS-like H3K4 histone methylase component WDR5B, producing MASSGSGQASPYRPYRHLKTLRGHEGPVACVKYSNDGTLLASASLDKTVILWSASTLTLFRRLFGHSEGISDLAWSSDSHYICSASDDRTLRIWDARSPSGECVKTLRGHSDRVFCVNFNPQSHLIVSGSFDETMRIWEVKTGKCLHAIRAHSMPLTSVSFNRDGSIVVSASHDGSCKIWDTESGTLLKTLIDDKSASVSFAKFSPNGKFILVATLNDTLRLSNYAAGKFLKIYTGHVNKVYCITSTFSVTNGKYIVSGSEDHCVYLWDLQPRTMVQKLEGHTDTVIAVSCHHQENKIASASLDKTIKIWVQDT from the exons ATGGCAAGCAGTGGCAGTGGCCAAGCATCGCCTTACAGGCCCTACCGCCACCTCAAGACCCTCCGCGGGCACGAAGGCCCCGTCGCCTGCGTCAAATACTCCAACGACGGCACCCTTCTGGCCTCGGCGTCCCTCGACAAGACCGTAATCCTCTGGTCCGCCTCCACCCTAACCCTTTTCCGCCGCCTTTTCGGCCACTCCGAAGGCATCTCCGACCTTGCCTGGTCTTCCGACTCCCACTACATCTGCTCCGCCTCCGATGATCGGACCCTCCGTATCTGGGACGCCCGCTCCCCCTCCGGCGAGTGCGTCAAGACCCTCCGCGGCCACTCCGACCGCGTCTTCTGCGTCAATTTCAATCCCCAGTCCCACCTCATCGTCTCCGGCTCTTTCGACGAAACGATGCGTATTTGGGAGGTCAAGACCGGGAAGTGCCTCCACGCTATCCGGGCTCACTCGATGCCTCTGACCTCCGTGAGCTTCAATCGCGACGGTTCGATTGTCGTCTCCGCCAGCCACGACGGGTCCTGTAAGATTTGGGACACCGAGTCGGGGACTCTGCTGAAGACGCTGATTGACGATAAATCAGCCTCCGTCTCCTTCGCCAAGTTCTCGCCTAATGGCAAGTTCATACTCGTCGCCACTCTCAACGACACCCTC AGGCTGTCAAACTACGCTGCGGGGAAGTTTCTGAAGATCTATACAGGTCATGTTAACAAAGTGTATTGCATAACATCTACATTTTCTGTGACAAATGGCAAATACATTGTGAGCGGGTCGGAGGATCACTGCGTCTACTTATGGGATCTCCAGCCGAGAACTATGGTTCAGAAACTTGAAGGCCATACGGACACCGTCATCGCTGTTTCCTGCCATCATCAGGAGAACAAGATTGCCTCTGCGTCTCTGGATAAAACCATCAAGATTTGGGTTCAAGATACTTAA